One window of the Leptotrichia massiliensis genome contains the following:
- a CDS encoding type II toxin-antitoxin system YafQ family toxin: MYKIKFTGQFKKELKLAKKQGKDINKLFKIVDILAQKKVLDIKYKDHALISNYKGFRECHIEPDWLLIYKYYDDILVLSLSRLGSHSELF; encoded by the coding sequence GTGTATAAAATTAAATTTACAGGACAATTCAAGAAAGAATTGAAATTAGCCAAAAAGCAAGGAAAAGATATTAATAAATTATTTAAAATCGTTGATATTTTAGCTCAAAAGAAAGTATTAGATATTAAATATAAAGATCATGCATTAATCAGTAATTACAAAGGATTCAGAGAATGCCATATAGAACCTGATTGGCTATTAATATATAAATATTATGATGACATTTTAGTATTATCTTTATCTCGTTTAGGTTCACACTCAGAACTGTTTTAG
- a CDS encoding YlmH family RNA-binding protein produces the protein MKKENFLRQFPKEMEYLASKLYNCYEVAKEYEIMSFTEEFYTPNFWKKLGKRMDGLNVICDGVFADSDRRQIAFVPDSFIAGNRDVYDNFAKNGKSLVQDDEKIEDYADCNNEFSENSFQFPNKLLKILIDSRFREYLHKDFLGSLMGLNIKRELMGDLILENEGRKISGYIPVSEKIADYIISELKQIGKASCEIEIIDTKNKNILPQYKYDDKLITVPSKRLDSIVSTITNLSRTKVIEPIEKGKVLVDYVEEKDKSKMLEIGSLITIRGFGKYKLFLDKGETKKGKERILVKKYI, from the coding sequence ATGAAAAAAGAAAATTTTTTGAGGCAGTTTCCGAAAGAAATGGAGTATTTGGCTAGCAAATTGTATAATTGTTATGAAGTGGCGAAGGAATATGAGATTATGAGCTTTACTGAGGAGTTTTATACGCCGAATTTTTGGAAGAAGCTGGGGAAAAGGATGGATGGACTTAATGTTATTTGTGATGGAGTTTTTGCGGATAGTGATAGACGGCAAATTGCATTTGTGCCTGATAGTTTTATAGCTGGAAATAGAGATGTTTATGATAATTTTGCAAAAAATGGCAAAAGTTTGGTACAAGATGATGAAAAAATTGAAGATTATGCGGACTGTAATAATGAGTTTAGTGAGAATAGTTTTCAATTTCCAAATAAATTGTTAAAAATATTAATAGATTCAAGATTTCGTGAATATCTTCATAAAGATTTTTTAGGAAGCCTTATGGGACTTAATATAAAAAGGGAGCTTATGGGAGACTTGATTTTGGAAAATGAGGGCAGGAAAATATCAGGATATATTCCAGTATCAGAGAAAATTGCGGATTATATTATTTCGGAATTAAAGCAAATTGGAAAAGCATCTTGTGAAATTGAAATTATTGACACAAAAAATAAAAATATTCTTCCGCAATATAAATATGATGATAAGTTAATTACAGTTCCCTCCAAGCGTTTGGACAGCATTGTTTCAACGATTACAAATTTATCTCGTACAAAAGTAATTGAGCCGATTGAAAAAGGAAAGGTTCTAGTTGATTATGTGGAAGAAAAGGATAAATCTAAAATGCTTGAAATTGGGAGTTTGATTACGATTAGAGGGTTTGGGAAGTATAAATTGTTTTTGGATAAGGGGGAAACAAAAAAGGGGAAAGAACGGATACTTGTGAAGAAATACATTTAG
- a CDS encoding YkvA family protein: MLKRAKKLYEKYKKTNITAEDLKKAGKLKNNLGAVASKFGLLVRMLQADKRGEFKIPTMDKVKIIGAIIYVISTIDAVPDILPIIGFGDDIGVVAYVISKLGSLISEYEKFELQKKREEKDRNVDWDNLRVVNED, encoded by the coding sequence ATGTTAAAAAGAGCGAAAAAATTATATGAGAAATATAAAAAAACAAATATTACAGCAGAAGATTTGAAAAAGGCTGGAAAGTTGAAAAATAATTTGGGAGCAGTTGCATCAAAGTTTGGACTTCTTGTGAGAATGTTGCAAGCGGACAAAAGAGGGGAATTTAAGATTCCAACGATGGATAAGGTAAAAATTATTGGAGCGATTATTTATGTGATTTCTACGATTGATGCGGTGCCTGATATTTTGCCGATTATTGGGTTTGGTGATGATATAGGTGTTGTGGCGTATGTGATTTCAAAGCTGGGAAGTTTGATTTCTGAATATGAAAAATTTGAGCTTCAGAAGAAAAGGGAAGAGAAGGACAGAAATGTAGATTGGGATAATCTAAGGGTTGTAAATGAAGATTAG
- a CDS encoding OPT/YSL family transporter: protein MAKKRASKTNKNNNKINGLNITFESILIGIIGAILVSASSFYIVLKFGALPWPTIMVTLLSMMALKFFKKTNNKEITITHTIMSAGSMVAGGVAFTVPAYIILGGKLTDINQRLLFITILIGSIAGSFLSYIFRSKLIEEEDLEFPIGEAAYNLVNSGKNTASFHYVSFGTLFSSIVALFRDFSFTKGKAPIIPALVSLKNVPFSFYVSPLLVGIGYVLGFLNTFVWFLGGAAVIFVWEPLAKMFKIADFPIMKNSFGMGFMIGIGIAVILKIIFSNKSKNNSENRSIITKLFILSAVSIIIIIFIYKLPIFLALVLVLISILCTIIAGYSTGKTGVNPMEIYAIITILVISFLNKMLNGLNIGGIKFSTNLNTLTLFLLACIIAVACGLSGDILNDFKSGYKMKVNPSEQLFGELIGSIVSSFVITFLFFVFFRVYKTIDPVENTDLIALQASIVATVINGIPFLNIFFIGLAAGLLLSLLNLPVLTFGIGIYVPFYLTSTVFLGGLASFFGNRISQKSHSNLLLISNGLMSGEAIIGVILSIVAYIKLFVK, encoded by the coding sequence ATGGCAAAAAAGAGAGCATCAAAAACAAATAAAAACAATAACAAAATCAATGGATTAAATATAACATTTGAATCAATTTTAATTGGAATTATTGGAGCAATACTTGTATCTGCCAGCTCTTTTTATATCGTACTCAAATTTGGAGCATTACCATGGCCAACGATAATGGTTACACTTTTATCAATGATGGCACTAAAATTCTTTAAAAAGACGAATAATAAGGAAATTACAATTACACATACCATTATGAGTGCTGGTTCAATGGTGGCGGGAGGAGTTGCCTTTACAGTTCCAGCCTACATTATTTTAGGCGGAAAATTAACAGACATAAATCAGCGGCTGCTTTTTATCACAATTTTGATTGGAAGCATTGCAGGTTCATTTTTGTCCTACATTTTTCGTTCAAAGTTAATTGAAGAAGAAGATTTGGAATTTCCAATTGGGGAAGCGGCTTACAATCTTGTAAATTCTGGTAAAAATACTGCGAGTTTTCATTATGTTTCATTTGGAACGTTATTTAGCTCAATTGTGGCTCTTTTTCGTGATTTTAGCTTTACAAAAGGAAAAGCTCCTATTATTCCAGCATTAGTTTCACTAAAAAATGTGCCTTTCAGCTTTTACGTATCGCCTCTTTTAGTTGGAATCGGGTATGTGCTTGGATTTTTAAATACATTTGTCTGGTTTTTAGGTGGCGCTGCTGTAATTTTTGTTTGGGAACCGCTTGCAAAAATGTTTAAAATTGCTGATTTTCCCATTATGAAAAATAGTTTTGGAATGGGATTTATGATTGGAATTGGAATTGCTGTAATTTTAAAAATTATTTTTTCAAATAAATCAAAGAATAATTCAGAAAATAGAAGTATCATTACCAAATTATTTATTTTATCAGCCGTTTCAATAATTATAATAATTTTTATTTATAAACTTCCTATATTTCTTGCATTAGTTTTAGTCCTAATCTCGATTTTATGCACGATAATCGCAGGTTATTCGACTGGAAAGACTGGAGTTAATCCAATGGAAATTTACGCCATAATCACAATTCTAGTAATTTCATTTTTAAATAAAATGTTAAACGGATTAAACATTGGCGGAATAAAATTTTCTACAAACTTAAACACTCTGACGTTATTTTTACTAGCTTGTATTATAGCTGTCGCATGCGGACTTTCTGGGGATATTCTAAACGACTTTAAATCGGGATATAAAATGAAAGTAAATCCATCAGAACAGCTTTTTGGTGAATTAATCGGCTCAATCGTAAGTTCTTTTGTAATAACATTCTTATTTTTTGTATTTTTCAGAGTCTATAAAACTATCGATCCAGTAGAAAATACCGATTTGATAGCATTACAAGCCTCCATTGTTGCAACAGTAATAAACGGAATTCCGTTTTTGAATATTTTCTTTATTGGACTTGCAGCGGGACTACTTTTAAGCCTGTTAAATTTACCAGTTTTAACTTTTGGAATCGGAATCTATGTGCCGTTTTATTTAACTTCAACAGTATTTTTAGGCGGACTTGCAAGTTTTTTTGGAAACAGAATTTCACAAAAATCTCACTCAAACCTGCTTTTAATTTCTAATGGATTAATGAGCGGAGAAGCGATTATAGGCGTTATTTTATCAATTGTTGCTTATATTAAGCTGTTTGTAAAATAA
- a CDS encoding type III pantothenate kinase, with amino-acid sequence MILGFDIGNTHIIPIFYNENGDILATFRIPTHLEFTEDTLFVMLKEFAKNSNLEISDIKNIVVSSVVPNINENFTRLGKKYFNINPMFVTLDNVENEIKILPNMERGLGADRIVDILAAKKLYPEKELLIIDFGTATTFDMIKDSTYMGGCILPGITLSINALFSNTAALPKIEFTNPETVLGINTISQINAGIFYGNVGAIKELILQYKNSFPNAYVIATGGQGQKISEYIKEIDEYVAKLGETGIFEFYNLNKNK; translated from the coding sequence ATGATTTTAGGATTTGATATTGGAAATACACATATTATACCGATTTTTTATAATGAAAATGGCGATATTCTAGCAACTTTCAGAATACCAACACATCTGGAATTTACTGAAGATACTCTTTTTGTAATGTTAAAAGAATTTGCCAAAAACAGCAATTTAGAAATTTCAGATATTAAAAATATTGTTGTTTCATCAGTTGTTCCAAATATTAACGAAAATTTTACAAGACTTGGAAAAAAATATTTTAACATCAATCCAATGTTTGTAACACTTGACAATGTAGAAAATGAAATAAAAATTTTGCCAAATATGGAACGTGGTCTCGGTGCAGACAGGATTGTAGACATTTTAGCGGCAAAAAAACTATATCCAGAAAAGGAACTTTTAATAATTGATTTTGGTACAGCTACAACTTTTGACATGATAAAAGATTCCACTTATATGGGTGGCTGCATTCTTCCTGGAATCACACTTTCAATAAATGCCTTATTTAGCAATACCGCTGCCTTGCCAAAAATTGAATTTACCAATCCTGAAACAGTTTTAGGAATAAATACAATTTCACAAATAAATGCCGGTATCTTTTACGGAAATGTTGGTGCAATAAAAGAATTGATTTTACAATACAAAAATTCCTTTCCAAACGCTTACGTTATTGCAACTGGTGGACAGGGACAGAAAATTTCAGAATATATCAAAGAAATTGATGAATATGTAGCAAAACTTGGAGAAACGGGAATTTTTGAATTTTACAACTTAAATAAAAATAAATGA
- a CDS encoding GNAT family N-acetyltransferase, producing the protein MENINLKNFVNTYEETDVNKMLKNFKSISISNKKNDIETFLQEKAIKFEKSCISSTYLVYDDNIEEMLGYFTIANRSLILSKEELNVLSKTQQKKLSNSGSILRNGDLMTSSFLLGQLGKNYSDDILKKITGKDLLTSAYNLLLKIKELINTKYVWLECQNESRLINFYRDFGFKLLEHIISDEGLKVMIMELK; encoded by the coding sequence TTGGAAAATATCAATTTAAAAAATTTTGTGAATACATATGAAGAAACAGATGTAAATAAAATGTTGAAAAATTTTAAAAGTATTTCTATTTCAAATAAAAAGAATGATATAGAAACATTTTTACAGGAAAAAGCGATCAAATTTGAAAAATCTTGTATTTCTTCGACATATCTTGTATACGATGATAATATTGAAGAAATGTTAGGATATTTTACAATTGCAAATAGAAGTTTAATTCTTTCAAAAGAAGAATTGAATGTGCTTTCAAAAACACAGCAAAAGAAACTGAGTAATAGCGGAAGTATATTAAGAAATGGTGATTTGATGACAAGTAGTTTTTTGTTGGGACAACTTGGGAAAAATTATTCAGATGATATTTTGAAAAAAATTACAGGAAAAGATTTACTAACTTCGGCATATAATTTGTTATTGAAGATAAAGGAATTGATAAATACTAAATATGTCTGGTTGGAATGTCAGAATGAATCTAGATTAATTAATTTTTATAGAGATTTTGGATTTAAACTTTTGGAGCATATTATTTCTGATGAAGGATTGAAAGTAATGATAATGGAACTTAAATGA
- a CDS encoding tyrosine-type recombinase/integrase yields the protein MKNPNGYGSVSKLSGKRRKPFIVRITTGFDMEGRQIMKVLGYYETQAKAIKALADYNDNPYNINLSDVTLKEILDRIMESKKNSIEKSSLKSYKVWCNYLKPLYNKKIKDIRTIELQNFIDNLSHLSSGTLKNLKSFIGILFKNAMEMDIIVKDYSQFIKLPKHKPKIERKVFTSEEIALLWENIIELEYADVILILIYTGMRINELLKLQKTNVDLEQNIIIGGSKTEAGKNRVIPIHPKILPLIIKRMENKTEYLIPNRTEKSFYNYNNFRKNEFLKIMEKLDISHTIHDTRHTFATMISDVSDNESAITGIIGHTNISMTKRYTHTNIEKMRKEIEKIN from the coding sequence ATGAAAAATCCAAATGGATATGGAAGTGTATCAAAACTTTCTGGGAAAAGAAGAAAACCTTTTATAGTACGCATTACAACAGGTTTTGATATGGAAGGCAGACAGATAATGAAAGTATTAGGGTACTATGAAACACAGGCCAAAGCGATAAAGGCCCTTGCAGACTATAATGATAATCCGTATAATATTAACTTGAGTGATGTCACACTTAAAGAAATTCTAGACAGAATAATGGAAAGTAAAAAAAACTCAATTGAAAAATCAAGTCTGAAGTCTTATAAAGTGTGGTGCAATTATTTAAAGCCTTTATACAACAAAAAAATAAAAGATATAAGAACTATAGAACTTCAAAATTTTATAGATAATCTCTCCCATTTATCAAGTGGAACTTTAAAAAATTTAAAATCTTTCATAGGAATACTTTTCAAAAATGCAATGGAGATGGATATAATCGTCAAGGACTACAGCCAGTTTATAAAATTGCCTAAACATAAACCAAAAATAGAAAGAAAGGTTTTTACTAGCGAAGAAATTGCTTTACTGTGGGAAAACATTATTGAATTAGAATATGCTGACGTAATTTTAATTCTGATTTATACAGGTATGCGAATAAACGAACTTCTAAAACTTCAAAAAACAAACGTAGATTTAGAGCAAAATATAATCATTGGCGGAAGTAAAACTGAAGCTGGAAAAAATCGTGTAATACCAATACATCCAAAAATACTCCCACTCATAATTAAAAGAATGGAAAACAAGACAGAATACCTGATTCCAAATAGAACTGAAAAAAGTTTCTACAATTATAACAATTTTAGAAAAAATGAATTTCTGAAAATAATGGAAAAGCTGGATATATCACACACAATACACGATACCAGGCATACCTTCGCTACAATGATAAGCGATGTGTCAGATAACGAGAGTGCAATAACTGGAATAATAGGGCATACAAACATAAGTATGACTAAGAGATATACACATACCAACATTGAAAAGATGAGAAAAGAAATTGAAAAAATAAATTGA
- a CDS encoding phospholipase D-like domain-containing protein, whose translation MKKKPTRRTNYTTKKTTKTRNIPKTEQPFLEGISCDIYVGKKAGISVRNTIQKAKKSVTVISPFLSGNMISEDIFSSLNKDVQVNIISKDNEKIYPFLRKNLFKYHSMPGFGKFILLLGKLILIILYLILSILILEIFTLFLFDVSFIKSVFPITKANLLALTIFLGLFTFFLRTVIKNNEFYYSLRDNFNIHILSKNYDLHSKIYIIDNKIAFLGSLNFTDTGFMLNHETCIKTTDKTAIKHLNNVYKDLLKVNPISLKELKYKISKKD comes from the coding sequence ATGAAAAAAAAGCCAACAAGACGAACTAACTACACAACCAAAAAAACTACAAAAACAAGAAATATTCCAAAAACTGAGCAACCTTTCTTAGAAGGGATTTCCTGTGATATCTATGTTGGAAAAAAAGCTGGCATTAGTGTACGAAATACAATCCAAAAAGCCAAAAAATCAGTCACAGTAATTTCTCCCTTTTTAAGTGGAAATATGATATCTGAAGATATTTTTAGTTCATTAAATAAAGATGTGCAGGTAAATATTATTTCAAAAGATAATGAAAAAATTTATCCTTTTTTACGAAAAAACTTATTTAAATATCATTCAATGCCAGGTTTTGGAAAATTTATTCTCCTCTTAGGAAAACTTATACTGATAATACTCTATTTAATTTTGTCGATTTTAATACTGGAAATTTTTACACTGTTTCTTTTTGATGTTTCCTTTATAAAGTCTGTATTTCCAATTACAAAAGCTAATCTTCTAGCTTTAACAATTTTTCTAGGACTTTTTACATTTTTCTTAAGAACAGTAATAAAAAACAATGAATTTTACTATTCATTGCGTGATAATTTTAATATTCATATTTTAAGCAAGAACTACGATCTTCACAGCAAAATCTACATAATTGACAATAAAATTGCATTTTTAGGTTCCTTAAACTTTACCGACACAGGATTTATGCTAAATCACGAAACTTGCATAAAAACAACCGACAAAACTGCAATTAAGCACTTAAATAACGTTTATAAAGATTTACTGAAAGTAAACCCAATATCACTAAAAGAATTGAAATATAAAATTAGCAAAAAAGATTAG
- the pepF gene encoding oligoendopeptidase F → MERNEIKQEYKWNLSDIYENYSAWEKNFEKVSELKKELAGFKGQFGNEGKLLEFFQKQEEMDKISYKLYRYPQLARDLNSSAKEAVEHLQKVQFLFAEISTELSWVNSELVDNRENIEKWIEKKEFDDYRFGLKNLFRLQKHILEEKESKLLSYYSSFFSAPRSIYSEVTVTDVEWPQVTLNSGEEVDVTPANYSKILSTNRNQEDRKLMFQTFYTIYEKKKNTIAAIYNSILQKGIASKKAYNYDSFLLSHLESDNIPEEIYLNLVNTAKNNTKPLQRYLKLRKKILGLEKYYNFDGSINLIEFDKEYEYDDAKEIVLNSVAPLGKDYVEKMKKAISEGWLDVFEAKGKRTGAYSAGVYGVHPYMLLNYNKTLDSVFTLAHELGHTLHTLYSDENQPFSMADYTIFVAEVASTFNERLLLDYMLENTDDPKERIALLEQEIGNIVGTFYFQALLADYEYQAHKLAEAGEPITAEVLSKIMEDLFDKYYGDIIEKDDLIYIFWARVPHFFNSPFYVYQYATCFASSAILYEKMINSSDESEKKQTLDKYIQLLSSGGNDFPMEQLKKAGVDLSKIETIEAVAKQFDSLLDKLEVEINKL, encoded by the coding sequence ATGGAAAGAAATGAAATAAAACAGGAATATAAATGGAATTTATCAGATATTTATGAAAATTATTCAGCTTGGGAGAAGAATTTTGAGAAAGTTAGTGAGCTGAAAAAAGAATTGGCTGGGTTTAAAGGGCAATTTGGGAATGAAGGGAAGTTGTTGGAGTTTTTTCAGAAGCAGGAGGAGATGGACAAGATTTCTTATAAATTGTATCGTTATCCTCAGCTTGCGAGGGATTTGAACTCGTCGGCTAAGGAGGCTGTGGAGCATTTGCAGAAGGTGCAGTTTTTATTTGCAGAGATTTCTACTGAATTGTCCTGGGTAAATTCCGAACTGGTTGATAATCGTGAGAATATTGAAAAATGGATTGAAAAAAAAGAATTTGATGATTATAGATTTGGACTGAAAAATTTATTTAGACTGCAAAAGCATATTCTGGAAGAAAAGGAAAGCAAATTGTTGTCGTACTACAGCTCATTCTTTTCAGCACCGAGAAGCATTTATTCGGAAGTTACGGTTACGGATGTGGAATGGCCTCAAGTTACGCTTAATTCTGGAGAAGAAGTGGATGTAACGCCTGCCAATTATTCTAAAATTTTGTCTACAAATAGAAATCAGGAAGACAGAAAACTGATGTTTCAGACGTTTTATACAATTTATGAAAAGAAAAAAAATACGATTGCTGCAATTTATAACTCAATTTTGCAAAAGGGAATTGCTTCAAAGAAAGCCTACAATTACGATTCATTTTTGTTAAGCCATCTGGAGAGTGACAATATTCCAGAAGAAATTTACTTAAATCTTGTCAATACGGCGAAAAATAATACAAAACCATTGCAAAGATATTTAAAATTGAGAAAGAAAATTTTAGGACTTGAAAAATATTATAATTTTGACGGCTCAATTAATCTGATAGAATTTGACAAGGAATACGAGTATGATGATGCGAAGGAAATAGTGTTAAATTCAGTTGCTCCGCTTGGAAAAGATTACGTAGAAAAAATGAAAAAAGCGATTTCAGAAGGCTGGCTGGATGTATTTGAGGCGAAAGGGAAAAGAACGGGAGCGTATTCTGCAGGAGTTTACGGAGTTCACCCATATATGCTTCTAAATTACAACAAGACTTTAGACAGCGTATTTACATTGGCACACGAACTGGGACATACCTTGCACACTCTTTATTCAGATGAAAATCAGCCTTTCTCGATGGCAGACTACACAATTTTCGTAGCAGAAGTGGCTTCCACATTTAACGAAAGACTACTGCTCGATTACATGCTAGAAAATACCGATGATCCAAAAGAAAGAATCGCACTACTGGAGCAGGAAATTGGAAATATTGTTGGAACATTCTATTTTCAAGCATTGCTAGCAGATTATGAATATCAGGCACACAAGCTGGCAGAAGCTGGAGAGCCGATTACAGCGGAAGTTTTAAGCAAAATTATGGAAGACTTGTTTGACAAATATTACGGCGACATAATAGAAAAAGATGATTTAATCTATATTTTCTGGGCAAGAGTTCCACACTTTTTCAACTCGCCATTTTACGTGTATCAATACGCCACTTGCTTTGCCTCATCAGCGATTTTATATGAAAAAATGATAAATTCAAGTGATGAAAGCGAGAAAAAACAAACACTAGACAAATACATCCAATTATTAAGCTCAGGAGGAAATGACTTCCCAATGGAACAGCTTAAAAAGGCAGGAGTTGACTTATCAAAAATTGAAACAATCGAGGCTGTAGCAAAACAGTTTGATTCGTTGCTAGATAAATTGGAAGTGGAAATTAATAAGTTGTAG
- a CDS encoding esterase/lipase family protein, which yields MNKITKNILIGSIITIAGAVATQNVVAGILYHEYKIKTYYEKDDKSRKNQDFMILLHGIYGKSSDMESIAQKFKNDYRIINIQYPTTKDTAEEIVERYIKPNIEDINGQIYADNLHRKIENQYYEIDENGKRKDKKNDENVQKNIKINFVAHSMGTGILRYYLKENTLENLGKVVFISPPSHGSHLADVPFVDKLPFMLGKVVPQFSTKKDSFVNQLGEPNYDYMILIGNKTNNPLYSMIIRGKDDGMVPLETAKMESDNFKIINNTTHTSILKDNRTMKEISDFLKSPDIKENDEKKANKTN from the coding sequence ATGAATAAAATAACAAAAAATATATTAATTGGCTCAATAATTACAATAGCTGGAGCAGTTGCAACCCAAAATGTTGTTGCTGGAATTCTTTACCATGAATATAAAATCAAGACATATTATGAAAAAGATGATAAATCTCGAAAAAATCAGGATTTTATGATACTTCTTCACGGTATTTATGGAAAAAGTTCAGATATGGAAAGTATCGCACAAAAATTTAAGAATGATTACAGGATTATCAATATTCAGTATCCTACTACCAAGGACACTGCTGAAGAGATTGTTGAACGTTATATAAAGCCAAATATTGAGGATATTAACGGGCAAATTTATGCAGATAATTTGCATAGAAAAATAGAAAATCAGTATTATGAAATTGATGAAAATGGTAAACGAAAAGATAAAAAAAATGATGAAAATGTACAAAAAAATATAAAGATTAATTTTGTAGCACACTCGATGGGAACTGGGATTTTACGATATTATTTAAAGGAAAATACTCTTGAAAATTTAGGAAAAGTTGTATTTATTTCTCCGCCATCGCACGGAAGCCATCTCGCAGATGTTCCATTTGTAGACAAACTTCCATTTATGCTTGGAAAAGTCGTCCCACAATTTAGCACAAAAAAGGATAGTTTTGTAAATCAGCTTGGCGAGCCTAATTACGATTATATGATTCTGATTGGAAATAAGACAAATAATCCGCTATATTCAATGATAATTCGTGGAAAGGACGATGGAATGGTGCCTTTGGAAACTGCGAAAATGGAATCTGATAATTTTAAAATTATTAATAATACTACTCACACGAGTATTTTAAAAGATAACCGAACAATGAAGGAGATTTCTGACTTTTTAAAAAGTCCTGATATAAAAGAAAATGATGAAAAAAAAGCCAACAAGACGAACTAA
- a CDS encoding type II toxin-antitoxin system RelB/DinJ family antitoxin, which produces MANANLSIRVDKETKEKANELFNKFGLTMTTAVNMFLKTAIRENRIPFELKLEEEPNEVTLEAMREADRIARDDSVKGYDSIEELREALGV; this is translated from the coding sequence ATGGCAAATGCAAATTTAAGTATTAGAGTTGATAAAGAAACAAAAGAAAAAGCAAACGAATTGTTTAACAAATTTGGATTGACAATGACAACCGCAGTAAATATGTTCTTAAAAACTGCAATTAGGGAAAATAGAATCCCTTTTGAATTGAAATTGGAAGAAGAGCCAAATGAAGTGACTTTAGAAGCAATGAGAGAAGCTGATAGAATTGCAAGAGATGATAGTGTAAAGGGGTATGACAGCATAGAGGAGTTGAGAGAGGCACTTGGTGTATAA